In Streptomyces sp. NBC_01426, one genomic interval encodes:
- a CDS encoding urease subunit beta, with the protein MIPGEIRFGDGPVRLNEGRPVTRLTVLNAADRPVQVGSHYHFAEVNPGLDFDRSAARGLRLNIAAGTAVRFEPGIPVAVELVPLGGLRTVPGLRGETGGPLDG; encoded by the coding sequence ATGATCCCCGGCGAAATCCGCTTCGGGGACGGTCCGGTGCGCCTCAACGAGGGCCGTCCCGTCACCCGTCTCACCGTGCTCAACGCCGCCGACCGACCCGTTCAGGTCGGCTCGCACTACCACTTCGCCGAGGTCAATCCGGGCCTCGACTTCGACCGCTCCGCCGCCCGCGGGCTCCGCCTCAACATCGCCGCCGGTACCGCGGTCCGCTTCGAGCCGGGCATCCCGGTCGCGGTGGAACTCGTACCGCTGGGCGGACTGCGGACCGTGCCGGGGCTGCGCGGGGAGACCGGGGGACCCCTCGATGGCTGA
- a CDS encoding urease subunit alpha yields the protein MAELSRQVYADLFGPTAGDRIRLADTDLFVEIEEDLSGGPGRSGDEAVFGGGKVIRESMGQARTTRAEGAPDTVITGVVVLDHWGIVKADLGIRDGRICGIGKAGNPDTMDGVDPALIIGPETEIIAGNGKIVTAGAIDAHVHFISPTVIDEALASGITTLVGGGTGPAEGSKATTVTPGPWHLARMFAALEAYPVNIGLLGKGNTMSREGMYSQLRGGALGFKIHEDWGATPAAIDACLGVCEETGAQVAIHTDTLNEAGFVADTLAAIAGRTIHSYHTEGAGGGHAPDIITVVSEPNILPSSTNPTRPHTVNTVEEHLDMLMVCHHLNPAVPEDLAFAESRIRPSTIAAEDVLHDLGAISIISSDSQAMGRVGEVIMRTWQTAHVMKKRRGFLPGDGPADNHRARRYVAKYTINPAVAQGLAREIGSVEPGKLADLVLWQPAFFGVKPELVIKGGQIAYAQMGDANASIPTPQPVLPRPMFGHLGRAPGLNSLNFTAQAALDDGLPERLGLDKRFTAIESTRKVTKTDMRNNDAMPRVEVDADTFTVSIDGEVVEPAPATELPMAQRYFLF from the coding sequence ATGGCTGAGCTGTCACGCCAGGTGTACGCCGACCTGTTCGGGCCGACGGCGGGTGACCGGATCCGGCTCGCCGACACCGACCTCTTCGTCGAGATCGAAGAGGACCTGAGCGGCGGACCCGGACGCTCCGGAGACGAGGCCGTGTTCGGCGGCGGCAAGGTCATCCGCGAATCCATGGGCCAGGCGCGCACCACGCGCGCCGAGGGCGCCCCCGACACGGTGATCACCGGCGTCGTCGTCCTCGACCACTGGGGCATCGTCAAGGCCGACCTGGGCATCCGCGACGGCCGGATCTGCGGCATCGGCAAGGCCGGCAACCCCGACACCATGGACGGGGTGGACCCCGCCCTGATCATCGGCCCCGAGACCGAGATCATCGCGGGCAACGGGAAGATCGTCACGGCCGGCGCCATCGACGCACACGTGCACTTCATCTCCCCGACGGTCATCGACGAGGCCCTCGCCTCCGGCATCACCACCCTCGTCGGCGGCGGAACCGGGCCCGCCGAGGGCTCCAAGGCCACCACCGTCACGCCCGGACCCTGGCACCTGGCGCGGATGTTCGCGGCGCTGGAGGCCTACCCCGTCAACATCGGCCTGCTCGGCAAGGGCAACACCATGTCCCGCGAGGGCATGTACTCCCAACTGCGCGGCGGCGCCCTGGGGTTCAAGATCCACGAGGACTGGGGTGCGACCCCCGCCGCCATCGACGCCTGCCTCGGAGTCTGTGAGGAGACCGGCGCCCAGGTGGCCATCCACACCGACACGCTCAACGAGGCCGGATTCGTCGCGGACACCCTCGCCGCGATCGCCGGCCGCACCATCCACTCGTACCACACCGAGGGCGCGGGCGGCGGGCACGCACCCGACATCATCACCGTGGTGTCCGAGCCGAACATACTGCCCAGCTCCACCAACCCGACCCGGCCGCACACCGTGAACACCGTCGAGGAACACCTCGACATGCTCATGGTCTGCCACCACCTCAACCCGGCGGTGCCCGAGGACCTCGCCTTCGCCGAATCGAGAATCAGACCCTCGACCATCGCCGCCGAGGACGTCCTGCACGACCTCGGGGCCATCTCCATCATCTCCTCCGACTCCCAGGCCATGGGCCGCGTCGGCGAGGTGATCATGCGGACCTGGCAGACCGCCCACGTGATGAAGAAGCGGCGCGGATTCCTGCCCGGCGACGGACCGGCCGACAACCATCGCGCCCGCCGCTACGTCGCCAAGTACACGATCAACCCGGCCGTCGCCCAGGGCCTCGCCCGCGAGATCGGCTCGGTGGAACCCGGCAAGCTGGCCGACCTGGTGCTGTGGCAGCCGGCCTTCTTCGGGGTCAAGCCCGAACTGGTCATCAAGGGCGGCCAGATCGCCTACGCGCAGATGGGCGACGCCAACGCCTCCATCCCCACCCCCCAGCCGGTGCTGCCCCGCCCCATGTTCGGCCATCTCGGGCGGGCCCCGGGCCTGAACTCCCTGAACTTCACCGCGCAGGCCGCGCTGGACGACGGCCTGCCCGAACGGCTCGGACTCGACAAGCGGTTCACGGCCATCGAGAGCACCCGCAAGGTCACGAAGACCGACATGCGCAACAACGACGCCATGCCGAGGGTCGAGGTGGACGCCGACACCTTCACCGTCAGCATCGACGGGGAGGTCGTGGAGCCGGCTCCCGCGACGGAACTGCCCATGGCCCAGCGATACTTCCTCTTCTGA
- a CDS encoding urease accessory protein UreF — protein MSLAALLVLADGRFPAGGHAHSGGAEAACKAGRIHDAATLADFCRGRLHTSGLVAAGLAAAAALGLDPAELDAAADARTPSPALRTAARRLGRQLLRAARATWPAGELDALAAAFPRGAHQPVVLGVTARAAGLGPSDAAHVAVYESVSGPATATVRLLGLDPFEASAVLARLAPELDAVSARATEAALLARDEGTGALPAASSPLLDISAQVHAAWPVRLFAS, from the coding sequence ATGAGCCTCGCCGCACTGCTCGTCCTCGCGGACGGCCGCTTCCCCGCCGGAGGGCACGCCCACTCCGGCGGGGCGGAGGCCGCCTGCAAGGCGGGCCGGATCCACGACGCAGCCACCCTCGCCGACTTCTGCCGGGGCCGGCTGCACACCTCCGGGCTCGTCGCCGCCGGACTCGCGGCGGCCGCCGCCCTCGGACTCGACCCCGCCGAACTCGACGCCGCCGCCGACGCACGCACCCCCTCGCCCGCGCTGCGCACCGCCGCGCGCCGACTCGGCAGGCAACTGTTGCGGGCCGCCCGCGCGACCTGGCCGGCCGGCGAACTGGACGCCCTGGCCGCAGCCTTCCCGCGCGGCGCCCACCAGCCCGTGGTCCTCGGCGTCACCGCGCGGGCGGCCGGACTCGGGCCGTCGGACGCCGCGCACGTGGCGGTGTACGAGAGCGTCAGCGGACCCGCCACCGCGACCGTGCGCCTGCTCGGCCTCGACCCCTTCGAGGCGAGCGCCGTACTGGCCCGACTCGCACCCGAGCTGGACGCCGTGTCCGCGCGGGCCACCGAGGCGGCCCTGCTCGCCCGCGACGAGGGAACGGGCGCGCTGCCCGCCGCCTCCTCGCCGCTGCTGGACATCTCGGCCCAGGTTCATGCCGCCTGGCCGGTACGGCTCTTCGCGTCCTGA
- the ureG gene encoding urease accessory protein UreG, whose product MHLDHAVTYPHRHTHGADPVRGDGTRRALRLGLGGPVGSGKTATVAALCRALRAELSMAVVTNDIYTREDAEFLLREAVLPPERITAVETGACPHTAIRDDISANLEAVEELEETVGPLDLILVESGGDNLTATFSRGLVDAQIFVIDVAGGDDIPRKGGPGVTTADLLIVNKTDLAPHVGSDLERMARDAAEQRGELPVAFQSLRGPEGVAPVADWVRGRIAAWTAVR is encoded by the coding sequence GTGCACCTCGACCACGCCGTGACCTACCCCCACCGCCACACCCACGGCGCCGACCCCGTCCGCGGGGACGGCACCCGCCGCGCCCTGCGCCTCGGCCTCGGCGGCCCCGTCGGCTCCGGCAAGACCGCCACCGTCGCCGCGCTGTGCCGGGCGCTGCGCGCGGAGCTGTCCATGGCCGTCGTCACCAACGACATCTACACCCGTGAGGACGCCGAGTTCCTGCTCCGCGAGGCCGTCCTGCCGCCCGAGCGGATCACCGCCGTCGAGACGGGCGCCTGCCCGCACACCGCCATCCGCGACGACATCTCCGCCAACCTGGAAGCCGTGGAGGAACTGGAGGAGACCGTCGGCCCGCTCGACCTGATCCTCGTCGAGTCCGGGGGCGACAACCTCACCGCCACCTTCTCCCGAGGCCTGGTCGACGCCCAGATCTTCGTCATCGACGTGGCCGGAGGCGACGACATCCCGCGCAAGGGCGGCCCCGGGGTCACCACCGCCGACCTGCTCATCGTCAACAAGACCGACCTCGCCCCCCACGTCGGTTCCGACCTGGAGCGGATGGCCCGGGACGCCGCCGAACAACGCGGTGAACTCCCCGTCGCCTTCCAGTCCCTGCGCGGGCCCGAGGGAGTGGCCCCGGTGGCCGACTGGGTGCGCGGGCGGATCGCCGCCTGGACGGCCGTACGGTGA
- a CDS encoding urease accessory protein UreD, whose amino-acid sequence MTGAPAVPALGLRATARIGAVADGRGGTALPLLAGEGPLALRRVRGEAAEAEVMLVGAMSAPLGGDHLTVEATAGPGARLGLRSAAATLALPGRGGEPARYDVRLTLAEEARVRWLPEPLVSVRGSDLRVTTRVELAPTARLLLREEQVLGRSGEVPGLLRSRLTVDRAGRPLLDQEVACGPGAPGGWDGPAGLAGHRALGQLLVVDPRFAQAPPAAAVLGEFAVATALPGPAVLVTALAPDALRLRELLDAACATYGW is encoded by the coding sequence GTGACCGGCGCCCCGGCGGTACCCGCCCTCGGGCTGCGCGCCACCGCCCGGATCGGCGCCGTCGCCGACGGGCGCGGCGGCACCGCGCTGCCCCTGCTGGCCGGGGAGGGGCCGCTCGCGCTGCGCCGGGTACGGGGCGAGGCCGCCGAGGCCGAGGTGATGCTGGTCGGCGCCATGAGCGCCCCGCTCGGCGGTGACCACCTCACCGTCGAGGCGACCGCCGGACCGGGCGCCCGGCTCGGCCTCCGCTCGGCGGCGGCGACCCTGGCGCTGCCCGGCCGGGGCGGGGAACCCGCACGGTACGACGTACGACTGACCCTTGCCGAGGAGGCGCGGGTGCGGTGGCTGCCCGAGCCGCTCGTGTCCGTGCGCGGCAGCGACCTGCGGGTCACCACCCGCGTCGAACTGGCCCCCACCGCACGGCTGCTGCTGCGCGAGGAGCAGGTGCTCGGCCGCAGCGGGGAGGTCCCGGGCCTGCTGCGCAGCCGGCTCACCGTCGACCGGGCCGGCCGGCCGCTGCTGGATCAGGAGGTGGCTTGCGGGCCGGGAGCACCCGGCGGCTGGGACGGTCCGGCCGGGCTCGCGGGCCACCGCGCGCTGGGTCAACTGCTCGTGGTGGATCCGCGGTTCGCGCAGGCGCCGCCCGCCGCCGCCGTGCTCGGCGAGTTCGCGGTGGCGACCGCGCTGCCCGGGCCGGCCGTGCTGGTGACGGCCCTCGCCCCGGACGCGCTCCGGCTGCGCGAACTCCTCGACGCGGCCTGCGCGACGTACGGCTGGTGA
- a CDS encoding alpha/beta hydrolase, translating to MIRTAALGSAATLITGTLAASLLLAPSATAATAGRDGGGAAEAIGVQIAAARAARTGIEWKDCPADWGFEKPIQCGWVKVPLDYTKPFGKTIELAVDRIGSTGTKEERQGALVYNPGGPGGSGMRFPRRVTTKSPLWVNTSKAYDFVGFDPRGVGHSAPISCIDPQEFVKAPKADPVPSNEADKRAQRKLAAEYADGCKERSGEMLPHMTTPNTARDLDVIRAALGEKKLNYLGVSYGTYLGGVYATLFPNHVRRMIVDSVVDPDVDNIWYEANLGQDVAFQTRWNDWQDWVAKNDSVFHIGNTRAKVEAKYQELRAAAKANPIGGVVGPAELIGFFQGAPYYDSSWVPVAQTWSKYIAGDTQALVDAIAPDMSDLAGNAASENSNAVYTAVECADAKWPTSWAKWDRDNTKLHKKYPFLTWSNAWMNLPCATWKSKQSNPIEVGASAKRGLPPVLIVQSERDAATPYEGAVSLHRRLGGSRLITEQNAGSHGVTSLVNPCINTRVDTYLLTGKVDAKDVKCGPHATPVAPAPAAAKSLAKTPGADFPAREELPAVR from the coding sequence GTGATACGCACCGCGGCGCTGGGCAGCGCCGCCACACTGATCACCGGAACGCTGGCGGCGAGCCTGCTGCTGGCGCCGTCCGCGACGGCGGCCACCGCCGGCCGCGACGGCGGCGGGGCCGCCGAGGCGATCGGCGTCCAGATCGCCGCCGCCCGCGCCGCCCGCACGGGGATCGAGTGGAAGGACTGTCCCGCCGACTGGGGCTTCGAGAAGCCGATCCAGTGCGGCTGGGTCAAGGTCCCGCTCGACTACACCAAGCCGTTCGGCAAGACCATCGAGCTCGCGGTCGACCGGATCGGCAGCACCGGCACCAAGGAGGAGCGCCAGGGCGCCCTCGTCTACAACCCCGGCGGCCCCGGCGGTTCCGGCATGCGCTTCCCGCGCCGGGTCACCACCAAGAGCCCGCTGTGGGTCAACACCTCCAAGGCGTACGACTTCGTGGGCTTCGACCCCCGCGGCGTCGGCCACTCCGCGCCGATCTCCTGCATCGACCCGCAGGAGTTCGTCAAGGCCCCCAAGGCCGACCCGGTCCCGTCCAACGAGGCCGACAAGCGCGCCCAGCGCAAGCTCGCCGCCGAGTACGCGGACGGCTGCAAGGAGCGCAGCGGCGAGATGCTGCCGCACATGACCACGCCGAACACCGCGCGCGACCTGGACGTCATTCGGGCCGCCCTCGGCGAGAAGAAGCTGAACTACCTCGGCGTCTCCTACGGCACCTACCTCGGCGGGGTCTACGCGACCCTGTTCCCGAACCACGTGCGCCGCATGATCGTCGACAGCGTCGTCGACCCGGACGTCGACAACATCTGGTACGAGGCCAACCTCGGCCAGGACGTGGCCTTCCAGACCCGGTGGAACGACTGGCAGGACTGGGTCGCCAAGAACGACTCCGTCTTCCACATCGGCAACACCCGGGCCAAGGTCGAGGCGAAGTACCAGGAGCTTCGCGCCGCCGCCAAGGCGAACCCGATCGGCGGGGTCGTCGGCCCGGCCGAGCTCATCGGCTTCTTCCAGGGCGCCCCGTACTACGACTCCTCCTGGGTGCCCGTCGCCCAGACCTGGAGCAAGTACATCGCCGGTGACACCCAGGCACTGGTCGACGCGATCGCCCCGGACATGTCCGACCTCGCGGGCAACGCGGCGTCCGAGAACAGCAACGCCGTCTACACCGCGGTCGAGTGCGCCGACGCCAAGTGGCCGACCAGCTGGGCCAAGTGGGACCGGGACAACACCAAGCTCCACAAGAAGTACCCGTTCCTGACCTGGTCCAACGCGTGGATGAACCTCCCCTGCGCGACCTGGAAGTCCAAGCAGAGCAACCCGATCGAGGTCGGTGCGAGCGCCAAGCGCGGTCTGCCGCCGGTCCTCATCGTCCAGTCCGAGCGTGACGCGGCCACCCCGTACGAGGGTGCGGTCTCCCTGCACCGTCGCCTCGGCGGCTCGCGCCTGATCACCGAGCAGAACGCGGGCTCGCACGGTGTCACCAGCCTGGTGAACCCCTGCATCAACACCCGCGTGGACACCTACCTGCTCACCGGCAAGGTCGACGCCAAGGACGTGAAGTGCGGACCGCACGCCACGCCCGTCGCCCCGGCCCCGGCCGCCGCGAAGTCCCTCGCGAAGACCCCGGGCGCCGACTTCCCGGCGCGTGAGGAGCTCCCCGCCGTCCGCTAG
- a CDS encoding lysophospholipid acyltransferase family protein has protein sequence MFYHLLKHVFLGPLLRLLFRPRIEGLENIPAEGAAIIAGNHLSFSDHFLMPAILKRRITFLAKAEYFTGPGLKGRLTAAFFRSAGQIPVDRSGKDAGQAALREGLGVLAKGELLGIYPEGTRSHDGRLYKGKVGVAAMALGAGVPVVPCAMVGTFEIQPPGQKIPKIRRVTIRFGEPMEFSRYDGLESERAVLRAVTDEIMYAVLGLSGQEYVDRYAGEVKAEEEEARKKARRAGRARPSP, from the coding sequence GTGTTCTACCACTTGCTCAAGCACGTGTTCCTCGGTCCGCTGCTGAGGTTGCTGTTCAGACCGCGGATCGAGGGGCTGGAGAACATCCCCGCGGAGGGCGCCGCGATCATCGCGGGCAACCACCTCTCCTTCTCGGACCACTTCCTGATGCCCGCGATCCTGAAGCGGCGCATCACCTTCCTCGCGAAGGCGGAGTACTTCACGGGCCCCGGGCTCAAGGGCCGGCTGACCGCCGCCTTCTTCCGCAGCGCCGGGCAGATCCCGGTGGACCGCTCGGGGAAGGACGCCGGGCAGGCGGCGCTGCGCGAGGGCCTCGGGGTGCTGGCCAAGGGCGAGCTGCTGGGCATCTACCCGGAGGGCACCCGCTCGCACGACGGACGGCTCTACAAGGGCAAGGTCGGGGTGGCCGCGATGGCACTGGGTGCCGGGGTGCCGGTGGTGCCCTGCGCGATGGTCGGCACCTTCGAGATCCAGCCGCCCGGGCAGAAGATCCCGAAGATCCGGCGGGTCACGATCCGCTTCGGTGAGCCGATGGAGTTCTCGCGGTACGACGGACTGGAGTCCGAGCGCGCCGTCCTGCGGGCCGTCACCGACGAGATCATGTACGCGGTGCTGGGCCTCTCCGGCCAGGAGTACGTCGACCGGTACGCCGGCGAGGTGAAGGCCGAGGAGGAGGAAGCACGGAAGAAGGCCCGGCGCGCAGGACGCGCCAGGCCTTCTCCGTGA
- a CDS encoding cytochrome c oxidase assembly protein has product MDHSGHGMDMNMDLPPFTLGRGLEFSFDAFFLFGSLLGLALYGWGVLRLRRRGDDWPLGRTIAFGVGVLTVILVMCTKLNDYGMVMFSVHMVQHMVISMITPILLLLGAPMTLALRALPPAPRGTKGPRELLLMLLHSRYMKVITHPAFTIPMFIASLYGLYFTPLFDFLMESRTGHIAMMVHFLAVGVIFFWPIMGVDPGPHRPGYVMRMLELFSGMPFHAFFGIALMMASEPMIKTYADPPASLGIDALLDQQWGGGIAWAFSEIPSVLVLIALVYQWYHSEQRAAKRSDRAEDRNGDQELEAYNSYLASLQARGR; this is encoded by the coding sequence ATGGATCACAGCGGGCACGGCATGGACATGAACATGGACCTGCCGCCCTTCACTCTCGGACGGGGTCTGGAGTTCTCCTTCGACGCCTTCTTCCTGTTCGGATCGCTGCTGGGTCTCGCCCTGTACGGGTGGGGGGTGCTTCGACTGCGGCGGCGCGGGGACGACTGGCCGTTGGGCCGCACGATCGCCTTCGGCGTCGGCGTGCTGACCGTGATCCTGGTGATGTGCACCAAGCTCAACGACTACGGCATGGTCATGTTCAGCGTGCACATGGTCCAGCACATGGTGATCAGCATGATCACCCCGATCCTGCTACTGCTGGGCGCCCCGATGACGCTGGCGCTGCGCGCGCTGCCGCCGGCCCCGCGCGGTACCAAGGGACCGCGCGAGCTGCTGCTGATGCTCCTGCACAGCCGCTACATGAAGGTGATCACGCACCCCGCCTTCACCATCCCGATGTTCATCGCCAGCCTCTACGGGCTGTACTTCACGCCGCTCTTCGACTTCCTGATGGAGTCCAGGACCGGGCACATCGCGATGATGGTGCACTTCCTCGCCGTCGGCGTGATCTTCTTCTGGCCGATCATGGGCGTGGACCCGGGCCCGCACCGCCCCGGCTACGTGATGCGCATGCTGGAGCTCTTCTCCGGCATGCCCTTCCACGCCTTCTTCGGCATCGCCCTGATGATGGCGAGCGAGCCGATGATCAAGACGTACGCGGACCCGCCGGCCTCCCTCGGCATCGACGCGCTGCTCGACCAGCAGTGGGGTGGCGGCATCGCCTGGGCCTTCAGCGAGATCCCGTCCGTGCTCGTGCTGATCGCCCTGGTCTACCAGTGGTACCACTCCGAGCAGCGGGCCGCGAAGCGGTCCGACCGGGCGGAGGACCGCAACGGTGACCAGGAGCTGGAGGCGTACAACTCGTATCTCGCGTCGCTCCAGGCGCGTGGCCGGTAG
- a CDS encoding 6-phosphofructokinase — MRIGVLTSGGDCPGLNAVIRSVVHRAVVDHGDEVIGFLDGWRGLLECDYRKLDLDAVSGILARGGTILGSSRVQPAHLRDGVERARGHLADLGLDAVIPIGGEGTLKAANLLSQGGLPIVGVPKTIDNDIASTDVTFGFDTAVGVATEALDRLKTTAESHQRVMVVEVMGRHTGWIALHSGMAAGAHAIVVPERPFDIDELTAIVGERFSAGKRFAIVVVAEGAKPAEGGSMAIEAGGTDIYGHERFAGIGNRLAVELEQRLGKEARPVILGHVQRGGTPTAYDRVLATRFGWHAVEAAHRGEFGMLTALRGTDIVMVPLAEAVQTLKTVPAERYEEAQTVL, encoded by the coding sequence ATGCGCATTGGTGTGCTCACTTCCGGAGGCGACTGCCCCGGCCTCAATGCCGTCATCCGCTCCGTCGTGCACCGCGCCGTCGTCGACCACGGCGACGAGGTGATCGGCTTCCTCGACGGCTGGCGCGGCCTCCTGGAGTGCGACTACCGCAAGCTCGACCTCGACGCCGTGAGCGGCATCCTGGCGCGCGGCGGCACGATCCTCGGCTCCTCCCGGGTCCAGCCCGCGCACCTGCGCGACGGCGTGGAGCGGGCGCGCGGTCACCTCGCGGACCTCGGCCTGGACGCCGTCATCCCGATCGGCGGCGAGGGCACCCTGAAGGCCGCGAACCTGCTGTCGCAGGGCGGCCTGCCGATCGTCGGCGTCCCGAAGACCATCGACAACGACATCGCGTCGACCGACGTCACTTTCGGCTTCGACACCGCCGTCGGCGTGGCCACCGAGGCCCTGGACCGGCTGAAGACCACCGCCGAGTCCCACCAGCGCGTGATGGTCGTCGAGGTCATGGGCCGGCACACCGGATGGATCGCCCTGCACTCGGGCATGGCCGCCGGCGCGCACGCGATCGTCGTCCCGGAGCGCCCCTTCGACATCGACGAGCTGACCGCGATCGTCGGCGAGCGGTTCTCCGCCGGCAAGCGGTTCGCGATCGTCGTGGTCGCCGAGGGCGCGAAGCCCGCCGAGGGCGGGTCGATGGCCATCGAGGCCGGCGGCACCGACATCTACGGCCACGAGCGGTTCGCCGGGATCGGCAACCGGCTGGCCGTGGAGCTGGAGCAGCGCCTCGGCAAGGAGGCCCGTCCGGTGATCCTGGGTCACGTCCAGCGCGGCGGCACGCCCACCGCGTACGACCGGGTCCTCGCCACCCGCTTCGGCTGGCACGCGGTGGAGGCGGCGCACCGCGGCGAGTTCGGCATGCTGACCGCCCTGCGCGGCACCGACATCGTGATGGTGCCGCTCGCGGAGGCCGTGCAGACCCTCAAGACGGTCCCGGCCGAGCGCTACGAAGAGGCGCAGACCGTTCTGTGA
- a CDS encoding type 1 glutamine amidotransferase, with amino-acid sequence MSDNSLRLVWVYPDLLSTYGDQGNALVVERRARQRGLDVQRVDVRSDQPIPTSGDIYLIGGGEDRPQRLAAERLVRDGGLERAVSNGAIVFSVCAGYQILGTEFVNDMGERQQGLGLLDVVTVRGEGERCVGDVLADIDPRLGLPPLTGFENHQGVTHLGPSAKPFARTRLGRGNGSGDGTEGAYNDTVFGTYMHGPVMARNPLIADLLLKLALDVNALPAIDDRWYEALRNERIAAATQPA; translated from the coding sequence ATGAGCGACAACAGCCTGCGTCTGGTCTGGGTCTACCCCGACCTGCTCAGCACGTACGGAGACCAGGGCAACGCCCTCGTGGTGGAGCGCCGGGCGCGCCAGCGCGGCCTGGACGTGCAGCGCGTGGACGTGCGCAGCGACCAGCCCATCCCCACCTCGGGCGACATCTACCTGATCGGCGGCGGTGAGGACCGCCCGCAGCGACTGGCCGCGGAGCGCCTGGTGCGCGACGGCGGTCTGGAGCGCGCCGTCTCGAACGGGGCGATCGTCTTCTCGGTCTGCGCCGGGTACCAGATCCTCGGCACCGAGTTCGTCAACGACATGGGCGAGCGCCAGCAGGGCCTCGGTCTGCTGGACGTGGTCACCGTGCGCGGCGAGGGCGAGCGGTGCGTCGGCGACGTCCTCGCGGACATCGACCCGCGGCTGGGCCTGCCCCCGCTGACGGGCTTCGAGAACCACCAGGGCGTCACCCACCTCGGCCCCTCCGCCAAGCCCTTCGCCCGCACCCGGCTGGGTCGCGGCAACGGCTCCGGGGACGGCACGGAGGGCGCGTACAACGACACCGTCTTCGGCACGTACATGCACGGTCCGGTGATGGCCCGCAACCCGCTGATCGCGGACCTGCTGCTCAAGCTGGCCCTCGACGTGAACGCGCTGCCGGCCATAGACGACCGCTGGTACGAGGCGCTGCGCAACGAGCGCATCGCGGCGGCCACGCAGCCCGCGTAA
- a CDS encoding Mur ligase family protein, giving the protein MAGNTEPLSPRAKLAVTAGKAAAAVSRAAGRGSGSVIGGKVALRLDPDLLGALAQHLDVVLVSATNGKTTTTRLIAEALRASGPVVSNALGANMPAGITSALAGGSDAKYGVIEVDEKYLAGVARDVTPKVIALLNLSRDQLDRAAETRMLAEKWREGLSGSKAVIVANCDDPLIVWSASSSQNVVWVAAGQEWKDDAWSCPSCGGVMQRPGDDWFCGECGFRRPTPSWVLSGDHVLDPHGSAWPIHLQLPGRANKANAATSAAVAAVFGVPPQVALERMYQVQAVAGRYDVVNFMGRELRLLLAKNPAGWLETFSLIDPPPTPVILSVNARGADGTDTSWLWDVDYPRLAGHPIFVIGDRKLDLAVRLEVAGLDFRVCETLDEAVQLAPPGQIELIANYTAFQDVRRRVGN; this is encoded by the coding sequence ATGGCAGGCAACACGGAGCCGCTTTCGCCGCGGGCCAAGCTGGCCGTGACGGCGGGCAAGGCCGCGGCGGCGGTGTCGCGGGCCGCGGGACGCGGAAGCGGATCGGTGATCGGTGGCAAGGTCGCACTCAGGCTCGACCCCGATCTCCTCGGCGCGCTGGCGCAGCATCTCGATGTCGTCCTCGTCTCCGCGACGAACGGCAAGACCACGACGACCCGACTGATCGCGGAGGCCCTGCGGGCCAGCGGTCCGGTCGTCTCGAACGCGCTCGGCGCGAACATGCCGGCCGGCATCACCTCGGCGCTCGCCGGTGGCTCGGACGCCAAGTACGGCGTCATCGAGGTCGACGAGAAGTACCTGGCCGGAGTGGCCCGGGACGTCACGCCCAAGGTGATCGCCCTGCTGAACCTCTCCCGCGACCAGCTGGACCGCGCCGCCGAGACCCGCATGCTCGCGGAGAAGTGGCGCGAGGGGCTCTCGGGCTCCAAGGCCGTCATCGTGGCGAACTGCGACGACCCGCTGATCGTGTGGTCGGCCTCGTCCTCGCAGAACGTGGTGTGGGTGGCCGCCGGCCAGGAGTGGAAGGACGACGCCTGGTCGTGCCCCTCCTGTGGTGGCGTCATGCAGCGCCCGGGCGACGACTGGTTCTGCGGCGAGTGCGGCTTCCGGCGTCCCACCCCGAGCTGGGTGCTCTCCGGTGACCACGTGCTCGACCCGCACGGCAGCGCCTGGCCGATCCACCTCCAGCTGCCCGGCCGCGCCAACAAGGCGAACGCCGCCACCTCGGCCGCCGTGGCCGCCGTGTTCGGCGTCCCGCCGCAGGTCGCGCTGGAGCGGATGTACCAGGTGCAGGCCGTGGCCGGCCGCTACGACGTGGTCAACTTCATGGGCCGCGAGCTGCGGCTGCTGCTCGCCAAGAACCCGGCGGGCTGGCTGGAGACGTTCTCGCTGATCGACCCGCCGCCCACCCCGGTGATCCTGTCGGTGAACGCGCGCGGCGCCGACGGCACCGACACCTCCTGGCTGTGGGACGTCGACTATCCGCGGCTGGCCGGTCACCCGATCTTCGTGATCGGCGACCGCAAGCTGGACCTCGCCGTCCGCCTGGAGGTCGCGGGCCTGGACTTCCGTGTCTGCGAGACCCTCGACGAGGCCGTCCAGTTGGCTCCGCCCGGACAGATCGAGCTGATCGCCAACTACACCGCCTTCCAGGACGTGCGCCGCCGCGTCGGCAACTAG